GGGATTGATACTGGAGAAAGCGGGTATTGCAGAAAGAATGCTGGTATCAATGGGATCGCTGTTTGGCCATGTCCGCGGTGGATTAGCTGTTTCCACGATATTGGTCGGCATGCTGCTGGCTGCATCGACCGGCGTGGTGGGTGCATCCGTTGTAACCATGGGATTGATTGCGCTACCGGTCATGCTGAAATATAGCTATGATAAACAGCTCGCCAGTGGTGTCATCTGTGCGTCAGGGACACTGGGGCAAATCATTCCTCCTTCCATTATTCTCATTATTATGGGCGATGTCCTGCAACGACCGGTAGGCGATTTTTATCGAGCAGCGATTGTTCCTGGTCTGTTACTGGTGGTTCTCTATATTGTTTATTGTCTTTTGTTGGCGCTATATAAGAAAGAGGTTGCACCGCCGATGCCTCGTAGCGGCGCGTCACTAATGACACAATATGTGCAGGCGTTTAAAACAATCGTACCCGCGCTGGCATTAATCATGATTGTTTTGGGAACGGTGATTGTTGGTGTGGCTACCCCGACTGAATCGGCTGCCATGGGCGTGGTCGGCGCTATCATATTGGCGTTGATCGGCGGACATTTCAGATTTTCCATGTTGCATCAGGTTGCGATGGAAACAACCAAAATCAGCGCAATGGTTTTTACCATACTGGCGGGTGCCACTTTCTTTTCAATGGTATTCACCTATACCGGTGGCGATGAAGCTGTCGAACAGATCATGCAACATATTCCTGGAGGTAAATGGGGGTTTGTAGTGCTGATGATGTGGTTGATATTTCTGCTCGGATTTTTTATCGATTTTGTTGAGATTGCCTATATTTTTATTCCCATGATTGCACCAATCCTGAGCCAGATCGGCATTGATCCGATCTGGTTCGGTATACTCGTTGCGCTAAATTTACAGGCTTCTTTTCTGACACCTCCTTTTGGATTTTCGCTGTTTTATTTACGTGGAGTGGCTCCGTCAACAATCAGTACACTGGATATTTATCGGGGAGTGATTCCATTCATCTTTTTACAGTTGGTGGCTCTGGTTGCAGTGATGCTTTTTCCTGGCATGATCACTTTATTCTGAATACCCGTTACATCAGCCAGATTTATCGCTTTTTCATGAAAAATGTAAAGGTTTCCGTTGTTTCTGATTGAGATAATAATTCATTGCCTGTTTGCTCGGCAAAAACTTGAAAATCAATGACTGCACCGGGGTCGGTGGCAACAATTTTTAATATCTGTCCACTGCGCATATCTGCCAGAGATCTTTTGGTACGCAATACGGGTAGCGGGCAAACCAGACCGCGTGCATCGAGTTCTTTATCAAAATTCATTTTTTCCTCCTTAACCAATTTTGATTCACGATCTTGATGATAAATCATGGATCTTGAAGATAAAGATGCGGTAGGATAGCGCATTTTCTACTGATCTGATTACTATGCCCGTTAATATTATCCCTTTATTACCTGACCAATTATTGCCAATAGCCGGTTTATCATTGGGTATCGCCGAGGCGGGTATTAAAAAATCCGGCCGTAAGGATTTATTGATTATCGCACTAGACGAAGATGTGAAAGTGGCGGGTGTTTTCACCCAGAATCGATTTTGCGCAGCCCCCGTTGTGGTTGCGAAAGCGCATCTTGCCAGTGTAGCAGATGGTCAATCCTCAATACGTGCGCTGGTGATTAATACGGGCAATGCGAATGCGGGTACAGGTGAGACCGGCCTTGCGGATACACAGGTTACTTGTGCTGCGCTAGCTGAGTTATTAAATTGCGATTCGCAGGCAGTATTGCCTTTTTCTACCGGGGTTATCATGGAACCGCTGCCGTTGGTGAAGATTGTTAGTGGTTTACCCCTTGCTGTGGCGAATCTCGCAGCAGATAACTGGTTTGCTGCTGCGCAAGCAATCATGACTACGGATACTGTACCCAAAGCCGTATCAAAACAGATTCTGCTGAATGGCAAAACGATCACTATTACAGGTATTGCTAAGGGATCGGGCATGATTCACCCTAACATGGCAACCATGTTGGGTTATGTAGCAACAGATGCGGGGGTAAGTCAATCACTGCTACACGAGATTGCACGGTACGCGGCTGATCACTCCTTTAACTGTATTACGGTGGATGGTGATACCTCCACCAATGATGCTTTTGTGCTAATGGCGACGGGTCGTGCGGCACCTGCTGAGATCAACGACAGGGAAAGCCTAGAATTCAATCTCTTGCGAGAGGCGATTACCAGAGTTTCTGCGGAACTGGCTCAGATGATTGTGCGCGATGGTGAGGGCGCGACCAAATTTATTACGGTACAGGTTGAGGCAGGAAAGAATCGCGATGAATGTGCTCGCATTGCCTATGCGATTGCGCATTCGCCCTTGGTCAAAACGGCTTTTTTCGCATCTGATCCTAATTTGGGAAGAATTCTTGCTGCGATTGGATACGCCGGCATAGTGGATCTTGACGTCAATGATATACAGCTCTATCTCGACGAGGTATTGGTTGCCGAGCGCGGCGGAAGGGCACAAAGCTACCGAGAACAGGATGGTCAGCGAGTCATGAGTCAATCAGAGATCACCGTGCGGGTGGTTTTAAATCGCGGGGCCGCTGCAGCGAAAGTATGGACTTGTGATTTTTCTTATGATTATGTCCGGATTAATGCGGATTACCGGAGTTAATGATCTGTGTCTAAGAATAAGTTAAATAAATTGTGTAATCGTGCGGACAAATTGCTTGCC
This genomic window from Nitrosomonas cryotolerans ATCC 49181 contains:
- a CDS encoding sulfurtransferase TusA family protein, producing MNFDKELDARGLVCPLPVLRTKRSLADMRSGQILKIVATDPGAVIDFQVFAEQTGNELLSQSETTETFTFFMKKR
- a CDS encoding TRAP transporter large permease → MIALIMFLVCLVFLAMGYPVAFTFGGVALMFGLYSEGLQLFLLVAERMHSIMTNITLMAVPLFIFMGLILEKAGIAERMLVSMGSLFGHVRGGLAVSTILVGMLLAASTGVVGASVVTMGLIALPVMLKYSYDKQLASGVICASGTLGQIIPPSIILIIMGDVLQRPVGDFYRAAIVPGLLLVVLYIVYCLLLALYKKEVAPPMPRSGASLMTQYVQAFKTIVPALALIMIVLGTVIVGVATPTESAAMGVVGAIILALIGGHFRFSMLHQVAMETTKISAMVFTILAGATFFSMVFTYTGGDEAVEQIMQHIPGGKWGFVVLMMWLIFLLGFFIDFVEIAYIFIPMIAPILSQIGIDPIWFGILVALNLQASFLTPPFGFSLFYLRGVAPSTISTLDIYRGVIPFIFLQLVALVAVMLFPGMITLF
- the argJ gene encoding bifunctional glutamate N-acetyltransferase/amino-acid acetyltransferase ArgJ — translated: MPVNIIPLLPDQLLPIAGLSLGIAEAGIKKSGRKDLLIIALDEDVKVAGVFTQNRFCAAPVVVAKAHLASVADGQSSIRALVINTGNANAGTGETGLADTQVTCAALAELLNCDSQAVLPFSTGVIMEPLPLVKIVSGLPLAVANLAADNWFAAAQAIMTTDTVPKAVSKQILLNGKTITITGIAKGSGMIHPNMATMLGYVATDAGVSQSLLHEIARYAADHSFNCITVDGDTSTNDAFVLMATGRAAPAEINDRESLEFNLLREAITRVSAELAQMIVRDGEGATKFITVQVEAGKNRDECARIAYAIAHSPLVKTAFFASDPNLGRILAAIGYAGIVDLDVNDIQLYLDEVLVAERGGRAQSYREQDGQRVMSQSEITVRVVLNRGAAAAKVWTCDFSYDYVRINADYRS